A window of Hymenobacter aerilatus contains these coding sequences:
- a CDS encoding gluconate 2-dehydrogenase subunit 3 family protein: protein MKRRDSLKAIGLTALSTGLLLDSCKSDTDNKQAATTKKAASEEDNAGREAFEVERNKKLHAETFFTKHEMATITVLGDIIIPKDEKSGSASDAGVPDFIEFIVKDIPTHQVPMRGGLRWLDVQCSNRYGKPFVECSQQQQLEMVTAIAYPMKAKPEMAPGVTFFNRMRDLTATGFFTSKIGIADIGYAGNAPNRWMGVPEDVLKQYGMENVKV from the coding sequence ATGAAAAGACGGGATTCGTTAAAAGCTATTGGCCTCACGGCCCTTTCCACCGGGTTGTTGCTGGACTCCTGCAAAAGCGACACGGACAACAAGCAGGCCGCTACCACCAAGAAAGCTGCCTCCGAGGAGGACAATGCTGGCCGGGAAGCCTTCGAGGTAGAGCGCAATAAGAAGCTGCACGCCGAGACGTTCTTCACCAAGCACGAAATGGCTACCATCACGGTGCTGGGCGACATCATCATTCCGAAGGATGAGAAGTCGGGCAGTGCTTCTGATGCGGGTGTACCTGACTTCATTGAGTTCATTGTGAAGGACATACCCACGCACCAGGTGCCCATGCGCGGCGGCCTGCGCTGGCTGGATGTGCAGTGTTCCAACCGCTACGGCAAGCCCTTTGTGGAGTGCAGCCAGCAGCAGCAGCTGGAAATGGTGACGGCCATTGCCTACCCCATGAAAGCCAAACCGGAAATGGCACCCGGCGTCACGTTCTTCAACCGCATGCGCGACCTCACGGCTACGGGCTTCTTCACCAGCAAAATCGGCATTGCCGATATTGGCTATGCCGGCAACGCGCCTAATCGCTGGATGGGCGTACCCGAAGACGTGCTGAAACAATACGGCATGGAAAACGTGAAAGTGTAG
- a CDS encoding GMC family oxidoreductase, translating to MSTFEIKKSGTVYDAVIVGSGAGGGMAGYVLAHAGLKVLMLEAGAYFDPAKDAQQLKFPYESPRRGASTVRPFGDFDAAYGGWELEGEPYTTKDGTQFDWFRARMLGGRTNHWGRISLRMGPNDFKSHHIDGLTDDWPITYDEVKPFYDKIDRMIGIYGTVENLENEPDGIFLPPPKPRLNELFIKKGAEKAGVKVITGRGSVLTEALPDNKDRGACFFCGQCGRSCKVYGDFSASSCLVIPALKTGNLKLITNAMVREVLTDADGIATGVSYVDKETLQEYQVLGKTVILGASAGESARLLLNSVSARHPNGLANSSGVVGKYIHDSTGASLGGFLPQLMDRKRYNEDGVGSVHIYTPWWLDNKKLNFPRGYHIEYGGGMHMPSYGFGMGMHKLNGLVPDRDGNKKEAGGFGASLKDDYRRFYGTQVGMAGRGTAIARADNYCEIDKDVVDKYGIPVLKFHYKWTDAEVQQAKHMQETFQEIMHGMGAVITSKIPGPETNYGLEAPGRIIHEVGTVRMGDDPKKSALNKWCQAHDCRNLFVVDAAPFVQQGDKNATWTILALSMRTSEYILDQRKKLNV from the coding sequence ATGAGCACATTCGAGATTAAAAAATCGGGGACGGTATACGATGCCGTGATTGTGGGTTCGGGGGCCGGGGGCGGCATGGCGGGCTACGTGCTAGCTCACGCCGGTCTGAAGGTACTGATGCTGGAAGCCGGCGCCTACTTCGACCCAGCAAAGGACGCACAGCAGTTGAAGTTCCCATACGAGTCGCCGCGGCGCGGGGCCTCTACGGTGCGCCCTTTTGGAGATTTTGATGCAGCCTACGGCGGCTGGGAGTTGGAAGGCGAACCATACACCACGAAGGACGGCACGCAGTTCGACTGGTTTCGGGCGCGGATGCTGGGTGGGCGCACCAACCACTGGGGGCGCATCTCGCTGCGCATGGGGCCCAACGATTTCAAGAGCCACCACATCGACGGCCTCACCGACGACTGGCCTATCACCTACGACGAGGTGAAGCCGTTCTACGACAAGATTGACCGGATGATTGGCATCTACGGTACCGTAGAAAACTTGGAAAACGAACCCGATGGCATTTTCCTACCCCCACCCAAGCCCCGCCTCAACGAGCTATTTATTAAGAAAGGCGCCGAAAAAGCTGGCGTGAAGGTCATTACGGGCCGGGGCTCTGTGCTCACCGAAGCCTTACCCGACAACAAAGACCGGGGCGCCTGCTTCTTCTGCGGGCAGTGCGGCCGTAGCTGCAAAGTGTACGGTGACTTCTCCGCGTCATCGTGCTTGGTGATTCCAGCCCTGAAAACCGGCAACCTGAAGCTCATCACCAATGCCATGGTGCGCGAGGTGCTGACCGATGCCGACGGCATAGCTACGGGCGTATCGTACGTAGACAAGGAGACGTTGCAGGAGTACCAGGTGCTGGGCAAAACAGTGATTTTGGGTGCTAGCGCCGGCGAATCGGCTCGTTTGCTGCTCAACTCTGTCTCGGCGCGCCACCCCAACGGGCTGGCTAACAGCAGCGGCGTGGTGGGCAAGTACATCCACGACTCCACGGGTGCCAGCCTGGGCGGTTTCCTACCCCAACTGATGGACCGCAAGCGCTACAACGAAGACGGTGTGGGTAGCGTGCACATCTATACCCCATGGTGGCTCGACAACAAGAAGCTGAACTTTCCCCGTGGCTACCACATCGAATACGGCGGCGGCATGCACATGCCCTCCTACGGTTTCGGGATGGGCATGCACAAGCTGAACGGCCTGGTGCCCGACCGCGACGGTAATAAGAAAGAAGCCGGGGGCTTTGGCGCCTCGCTGAAAGACGACTACCGCCGCTTCTACGGCACGCAGGTGGGCATGGCCGGCCGCGGCACCGCCATTGCCCGCGCCGACAACTACTGCGAAATCGACAAGGACGTAGTGGATAAATATGGTATTCCGGTCCTGAAATTCCACTACAAGTGGACCGATGCTGAGGTGCAGCAGGCCAAACACATGCAGGAAACCTTCCAGGAAATCATGCACGGTATGGGCGCCGTTATCACTTCCAAAATTCCTGGCCCCGAAACCAACTACGGGCTGGAAGCGCCTGGCCGCATCATTCACGAGGTAGGCACCGTGCGCATGGGCGACGACCCCAAGAAATCGGCACTCAACAAGTGGTGCCAGGCCCACGACTGCCGCAACTTGTTTGTGGTAGACGCGGCTCCTTTTGTGCAGCAAGGCGACAAAAACGCTACCTGGACTATTCTTGCCTTGTCGATGCGCACGAGCGAGTACATCCTGGACCAGCGCAAAAAACTGAATGTATAA
- a CDS encoding 3-keto-disaccharide hydrolase — MKFLVVSIATLIACSPLASAHKQPAGKKPQVLFDGKTTNGWHLYLKPTTTPAWKAVNGTLQLDPKAEGRGDLVTDKEYENFELALDWNITETGNSGIIFGVQEDPKFHATYQTGIEMQVLDNEKASDNKKANHLAGSLYDMKAPAKDVAKPAGQWNKVKLRKQDGHLTFWLNGTKIVETQMGSPEWNELINNSKFKTWKDFAAYPKGHIALQDHGHEVSFRNITITEL; from the coding sequence ATGAAATTTCTCGTTGTCAGTATTGCAACCCTGATAGCTTGTAGTCCGCTCGCGTCGGCTCACAAGCAGCCGGCAGGGAAAAAGCCCCAGGTTTTGTTTGACGGCAAAACCACCAACGGCTGGCACCTGTACCTGAAGCCCACGACCACGCCCGCTTGGAAAGCAGTGAACGGCACTCTGCAACTAGACCCAAAAGCGGAAGGCCGTGGCGACTTGGTGACGGACAAAGAATACGAAAACTTTGAGCTGGCCCTGGATTGGAATATTACGGAGACGGGCAACAGCGGGATCATCTTCGGTGTGCAGGAAGACCCTAAGTTTCATGCTACCTACCAAACCGGCATCGAGATGCAGGTATTGGACAACGAAAAGGCTTCTGACAACAAGAAAGCCAATCACTTAGCTGGCTCTTTATATGATATGAAAGCCCCAGCCAAGGATGTAGCGAAACCCGCTGGCCAGTGGAACAAGGTGAAACTGCGCAAGCAAGACGGGCACCTCACATTCTGGCTGAACGGCACCAAGATCGTGGAGACGCAGATGGGTAGCCCGGAGTGGAACGAGCTGATCAACAATAGCAAGTTTAAAACCTGGAAAGACTTTGCCGCCTACCCTAAAGGCCACATTGCCCTGCAAGACCACGGCCACGAAGTGTCTTTTCGCAACATCACCATCACTGAATTATAA